In Mustelus asterias chromosome 17, sMusAst1.hap1.1, whole genome shotgun sequence, the following are encoded in one genomic region:
- the smpx gene encoding small muscular protein, translated as MSKRSSNVKSIQANINIPMGAFLPGAGHPSKRKECVSEPDAGACSKSEEKKELPGAVKLPGPAVNLKQLQDAKSDLKFVPKVE; from the exons ATGTCCAAACGAAGCTCCAATGTCAAATCTATTCAG GCTAACATAAACATCCCCATGGGCGCCTTTCTGCCTGGAGCTGGACATCCCAGTAAAAGAAAAGAGTGTGTCTCAGAACCTGATGCG GGGGCTTGCAGTAAATCAGAGGAAAAGAAAGAATTGCCTGGAGCAGTGAAGTTACCAGGACCGGCAGTCAACCTCAAGCAACTTCAGGATGCCAAGAGTGATCTTAAATTTGTCCCCAAGGTTGAATAA